One Elusimicrobiota bacterium genomic window, GCACCGCCGAGCGCGCGTCCGGGTTCCACAGGGCGGCCGCGTACACACGAAATCCCTCAGAGAACGCGTTCACAAAAATAGCGAGGAGCGGAAGAAGAAGAAAGAGACCAAGAAACAGAAAAACGATCGCCAACAAGAACCAACGGGTTCGGATTGATCCAGGAGTTTCCTCATTCAACGAAGGACCACTGACGGTGGGGATCACGTGGCCGCTCCTTGTCGACGTCGTGTCCACGCTTGAAATGAATTGATGGTGAGCAGGAGAGCGAAGGAAAGACCCAACATGACCACCGCCAACGCGGACGCCCCGGCCACGTCATACTGTTCAAGTTTCGTCATGATCAAGAGGGGAACAATTTCGGTCCGAAGCGGCATGTTCCCCGCAATGAACACCACGCTCCCGTATTCCCCGATCCCCCGGGCAAAAGCCAACGCGAAACCCGTTAGGAGCGGAGGCACAAGAGGGGGAAGGATCACGCGGCGAAAAATCTGAAACGGACTTGCCCCCAATGTTTTAGCGGCTTCTTCCATGTCCCGGTCCAGATCTTCCAACACCGGTTGGAGCGTCCTCACCACGAAAGGAAGTCCAATAAAAACGAGGGCAATCACAATGCCTAAGCGCGTGAACGCCACCGGCAATCCTACGAACGCCAACGGAGCCCCCAGCCAACCGGAGGGGCTGTACAGTTCCGTTAACGTTAGCCCCGCCACCGCCGTTGGCAACGCGAACGGAAGGTCCACGAGACCATCCACGATTCGTCGCCCTGGAAACCGGTAACGGATGAGCGCCCACGCCACAAGAAACCCAAAAACCCCGTTCAGCGCCGCCGCCGCGGCCGCCGTTCCAAAAGTAACACGGAACGCCGCTAAAGCCCGGGGCGAAGTGACGATCTGAATAAATTCCAATCCCGACATTTTTCCGGCATTCACCAAAAGAGCGGACAAAGGCAAAAGGACCAACAGTCCCAGGTAAAATACAGCGTAGCCCAGGGAAAGACCCAATCCAGGCAACGGACTGGACCTTCGCCTTTTTCGGTTAGCGCGGATCATAAATCTGGTCGAAAAGGCCCCCGTCTGAGAAATGGACCCGTTGGGCGGTTTCCCAATCCCCAACGATTTCCTTCACGGTAAAGAGTTCCATGGGGGGAAGGGGGCTCCGGATGTCTGGACGAGACGGTCGAAAAAAGTGCTGAACCGCGAGCTCTTGGGCAACGTCAGAATAGAGGAATTCCAAATAGGCGGTGGCCAGCGCCCGGGTGCCCCGTTGGTCAACAACGTGATCCACCACCGCCACGCAAGGTTCCGCTTGAACGCTGAGGGAAGGACGGATGAGCTGAAACCTCTTCTCCCCAAAATCCCGCTGAATGAACAGTGCTTCGTTTTCCCAGGCGATCAGAACATCGCCCAATCCCCGCCGCACAAAAGACATGGCGGACCCTCGCGCCCCTGAATCGAGGAGAGGGACATTGCGATAGAGTTTTCCCACAAACGCCTGAGCGCTCGCTGGGGACTGGTCCCTTTTCAAGGCATAGCCCCAAGCGGCAAGATAGTTCCACCGGGCGCCACCGGACGTTTTGGGGTTAGGCGTGATCACGGAAATCCCCGGCCGAACGAGGTCCTCCCAGCCGTGAATATTTTTGGGGTTCCCCGCACGAACAAGAAAGACGACCGTCGATGTGGCGGGAGAACTGTTGTTCGGAAAACGACCCCTCCACTCCGATGAAATTTTTCCAGACCGCGTCACGATCGCGTCGATATCCGACGCCAAGGCGAGAGTGACCACGTCGGCTTCCAGTCCATCAATGACCGAACGCGCTTGTTTGGCCGACCCCCCATGGGATTGGCGAACAGAAACAGACTCGCCGGTCTTTTCTTTCCAGTGGGATTGAAACAGTCGCCCGTAATCTTGAAAAAACGTGCGGGTGGCATCATAGGAAACGTTTAAGAGTTCCGTGGAATCCTTCGAATAAACAGCGGGAACAAACGCCCCACAAAGAAGAGAGACCCCAAAGAGGATTCTTCTCATTGAGGCCGATCCATCCTGGAGAAAAGGAATCGTCATGAATTCGTCGAGAGCGAATCTAGAAAGCGATTTGTGTCCGAAGGAAGAGGGCGTTTTCCGGAACGCGTCGACCGTTGGGTGCCCCACCCGAAAAAGACGTGTAGGTATAATTGATCACCGTTTTAAGCAAAGAGTTGGGGTACCAGTTCACCCCGCCGGTCCACGCGCGCGCTTCCCGGGCCGACGTCGCGGCATCCGCCACGTTCATTTCAAAAGCCGATTCATCCGCCGTAAATCGGCTCACACGCACCGAACACTCCACCGCTCCCCAGGTCCCCCGGGACGGGTCAAAATTCGTTTTTGGTTTTACCCCCTTATAAGTGGGTTGCTCTCCGGTCAGCACGTAAGAAAGGGCCATTTGCCAGGCCGTATTCGTCAAATGGGTTATCCTTTGGGTAGAGGTGTGCTGGACTTCTTGATAGGAGACCACGTACTCCCCTAAAAATCCTAATCCCGCACCATACCAGTACATCTGGGGCGAAATCCGTTGATGTTTCCCCTGAGCCACCGCGTTCGTGTAACTGAAAAAAGTATTCTGACCTTCGGTTTTGAATCCCGCGGGAAGCGGCGTCCCCTTTTCCCGACCACGGGTTTCGGCCACACCCAGCCCCAAATCACGGAGGAGGGAGGAGGAACCTTTCAGGGGCTCGACGAAGAGGCGGGCCGAAACCGTTTTGCCATCCGCGTGATCGGCCGCCACACCCGCACCGTCTGGAGCCCCATTGGAAACGCTCACAGCGTAACTCACCCGCCCCTGGGAAAGAACGCCGTGGATTTGAGCCCCTTCGTCATACCCTGGAACAAGATTGGTGGGAAGGCCTCTCTCCACAAAGGTCAAACGCGTACTGGCCTGAAGATTTTCCAGACCCACTGGCGGCTTGTACCGCCCCAAACGAAACGTGGCTTCCGGGGAAACAATAAAATCAAAATAGCCATCATCCAAGGAGACAGAACTTCCACCAAAATTCGGTTGGAACCGGGCCTTCAAAATCCCATACCCATTCATTTCAAACCCCGGCCGCAGACGGCGCAACAAGAAAGTGTCGGTAAAGGATCCCGCCTTATCGGACACATAAAAACGCCCATCCAGTTGAATATCCCCATAAAATCGAATACCGATGGACCCATCCGGCGATTTCAACGAAAACCCTTCGGCGCCAGCGGTCACGACCGGCTGGTCCGCCCATTTGTCCTCCAGAGCTTTCTGACGGGCTTCCAGATTGGCCAGTCGGTTTTCCACTTCGGTCGCCGCAGAACACAGGGTCCCTGTCACCACCAACAGCAAACCCCACCCCCAGACGCTCGCATTCCATTTCATAGACCGACTCCTTCGCCTAGAGGGAAAAAGAATCCCCGGCCGTTATTTTAAATACACCGCTTTCCGCAAAAAGATTGGGCCACACCCGTGCGCGTCCGTTTCGTGTTACCCCGTACCGCTGTAAGACCCGAAGGCCTTTTTCTCGGCAGAACTCTTCAAAATCGTAAAGACTCAAAAAATGGATGTTGGGGGTGTTGTGCCAACGGTAGGGTAAGGCCGGCGATACGGGCGTCCGCCCGCGAAAAAAAACGTCCACCCGTGCCCGCCAGTGGCACATGTTCGGAAACCCCACGATGGCCTTTCGCCCGACACGGAGAGCTTCTTTCAAGACAAACTCCACGTTCCGGGTTTCCTGCATGCTGTGGTTCAAGATCACGTAATCGAAAGAACCATCGGGAAATTGACCAAGCCCCCCCTCAATATCACCGTGCAATACGGTCAACCCCTTTTCCACGCATTCGTAGATGGAATCCTCTCTCAACTCAACGCCTTGAGCTTTCACACCGCGTTCCTTTTCCAAGAGGGCCAAGAGGTCCCCCTTTTCACATCCCAAATCCAATACCTTGGCCCCCGGTTCAACCATCTGAAGAATCGCGTGGTGATCGGGGCGCATGGATCGTTTAACCTCGGGATCCGAATTCAAAGGTCTTGGCCAAAAAAGGCTTAATCAGTCGGGCTTGTTCATCATACTCCACCAAAAACGCGTCATGACCGTAAGTGGAATTAATTTCCACGTAGGTCACGTCCCCTTGCCGAGATCGCAATGCGGTCACAATATCACGGGACTGATAAGAGGGGTAGAGCCAGTCGGATTTGAAGGAAATGACAAGAAACCGAGGGATGGGACCACCGGACCCAAACAGCTTATCACCGGAAAGATCGAAATAGTCGATGGCGCGGGTCACATAGAGGTAACTGTTCGCGTCAAACCGTCGAACGAAATGGGCCCCCCGGTGGCGCAAATACCCTTCCACTTCAAACTCCGCATCAAAGGTGAATTTGAACCCTTCGGCTTTAAGCCGTCGGGAAAATTTCTCTTCCATGGACTGGTCCGACATGTATGTGATGTGTCCAATCATCCGGGCCACCGCCAGCCCCCGTTCCGGCTGACCGTGCCCATAGTATTCCCCCCCCATCCAGTCCGGGTCCGCCATGATGGCTTGACGCCCCACTTCATCGAAGGCGATCTGCTGAGGGGAATGCTTGAGCGTGGTGGCCACCGGGATCACGCTTTTAACCCGTTCCGGATAGCTGGCCGCCCACTGGAGTGCTTGCATCCCCCCCATGGATCCCCCCGCCACGGAAAGCCAAGCGGGGATCCCTAAGTGGTCCATGAGTCGCCGTTGAGCTTCCACCATATCCCCAATGGTAATGACCGGAAAGTGAAGGCCGTAGGGCTTCCCGTTTTTTGGATCAAGGGAGCCCGGCCCGGTTGAACCGCGACAGCCTCCGATGACATTTGAACACACGATAAAATATTTGTCCGTGTCAAAAGCCTTCCCCGGTCCCACAAGGGGGTCCCACCATCCGGGTTTCGGTTCCCCCTTTTCAAGCCCCGCCACATGGGCATCACCCGTTAAAGCATGAAGAAGGAGAATAGCGTTCTCTCGTTTTTCATTCAGCCTCCCATACGTCTGATAAGCCAACGTCACGGGTCCCAATTCCTGTCCCGACGCCAAAACCATCCGATCAAACGTGAAGGTCCGCGTCTCAACAACACCGAGAGCTGAGGGGGTGGGAATCGCTTGTGTCATGGGGCACCTAAACCCAATTCTCGCCCGGACAGCCGCCTTGAACCATCTGGGCGGCCAGAAACCAGAAGAGATGGTTTTGAATTACGCCTGTTTTAAAGCCTGATCGATATCCGCCAAGATATCGTCGATATGTTCAAGTCCCACAGAAAGGCGAACGTAGTCTGGGGTCACCCCAGTGGCCTTCTGCTCTTCCGCAGACAGCTGGGAGTGGGTGGTCGTGGCCGGGTGAATGGCCAAGGTTTTGGCGTCCCCCACATTGGCCAAATGACTGATCAGTTTTAACCGATCAATAAATTTCCGGCCCGCCTCCAAGCCCCCCTTAATGCCAAACCCCAAAATAGCGCCGGCACCTTTGGGCAGATATTTTTTAACCCGAACCTGCTCAGGGCTGTCCGCCAACCCCGGGTAATTCACCCAGTTGACCTTTGGATGCTTCTTCATGAAAGTGGCCACGGCCAGCGCGTTTTCCGCGTGGCGCGGCATACGCAGGTGGAGCGTCTCAAATCCTTGAAGGAGAAGGAACGCGTTAAACGGGGACAGGGCCATCCCGAGATCCCGGAGAAGTGTGACCCGCGCCTTGATGATGTAAGCAATGTTCCCCATGGGCTTTAGGGCTTCCACAAAATTAATCCCATGATAAGAGGGATCGGGGTCCGCCATCAGCGGAAATTTCCCGTTCGTCCAATCGAATTTTCCGGAGTCCACGATGAGTCCCCCAATCGATGTCCCGTGACCACCAATAAACTTCGTGGCGGAATACACGGTAATGTCCACCCCGTGATCAAAAGGACGCAGGAGGTAGGGCGAAACGGTGTTGTCCAAAATGAAGGGGATTCCCGCCTCATGAGCAATGGCGGATATCCCGGCTAAATCCGCCACGTCCAGTTTCGGGTTGCCAATGGATTCCGCGTAGATGGCTTTGGTTTTCGGTGTGATGGCTTTTTTGATGCTGTCCAAATCGCCCGATTTTGCGAATTTCACCGTCACGCCAAATTTCGGGAACGTGTAATGGAACAGGTTATAGGTGCCCCCATACAGGTTGTCGGCCGAAACAATTTCGTCTCCCGATTGAGCGATGTTTAAGAGGGCCAGAGAAATTGCCGATTGCCCACTCGACACCCCGAGCGCGCCCACGCCCCCGTCCAACGCCGCGATACGTTTTTCCAACACGTCGGTGGTGGGGTTCATGAGCCGCGTGTAAATGTTCCCGAACTCTTTAAGACCAAACAGGTTGGCCGCGTGTTCGGTGTTCTTAAACTGATAGCTGGTGGTTTGGTAGATGGGAACCGCGCGGGCCCCTGTGGTGGGATCAGACTCTTGTCCCCCATGCAGCGCTAATGTTTCAGGTTTCAATTGGTGATCAAACTGTGTCATCGTTGAACTCCATTGGGGCGGGAAAAAAAGAAACCCGCGCCGTAAGTTGCGGTGCGGGCCATCAGAAAATCGTGAGGGACTCGGACCGTTTTAGCACCCTGTTTGACCCATCCCCCTCTCTGAACTGAAAGGGAAGACAGCACCGCGCAAAACGCCACACGATGTTACCTCTCGGTAAAAGCCGGCCGGGGCAAGTTGGAAATTAAAGCCTCGCCGTTACACCGATCGTACCATAGCATAACCCGCCCTGTCAAATTCAAGAAGGGTGTAACGCAAAACACTTTGGGGGAAAGGACCGCGAATAAGAGAGCATCCTTTTATTCGTTTAAATTCCGAGGGAGTCCAGGGGGGAATTTCTTAGGGGTGGGAGGTTTCGTTTCTGGGCCAAACCGAAACGTGAGAGAAAATTGATGGCTGAGCCCCAAATCTCCTAAAGTGACGAGAGCGTAATCCACATCAAATAAAGCATGGCCAAATCCGATCCCCCCGCTGAACCCACTTAGGGAATCCATTCCTTTGGCCCGGGTGTTGTAGCCCCCTCTCAAGAACACATCCAGAGATCCATCCAACGGGACATGGTATTCTCCCCCTAGAGCGGAATAGATATCCCCCGCTATTGGGAAAACAATATCCGCCGCGAAATTCCACTGGGCGTTGGCCTCAAACCGGACGCCCGCTCGACCTTGCGTGGGAAGAGATTCCGATTTCGATTTGTATTTAATCTCCGGACCCAGATTTGAGACCACGGCGGCCAAACGCACCGTTTGATCCATAAGTGGGGGGGAAAGAATTCCGGCATCGCCGGCAAAGGTGGACGCGGTGTCCGAGAGTGAGGAACGGATGTATTTTCCCCCCACACCCAAAAACGTGCCGCCAAATTCGCCCGCGTATCCGAAAGACAGGGCCGCGTCGTTGGGGGAAAAGTTTCCTGTGGTGTTGCCTTCCGTATCAATACGTTCGAGACGGCCCTGAGAAAGGAATTGAGCGCCGACACCAAAAGCCCCCGTGCGACCGACCCGCCGCCCCACTCCAACAAAATCAAAAAAACTTGACCCCACATAGGAAGAGTGAAACATCGAGACGGTTGGACGAATCAATCGGCGAAGCGCGGCAGGGTTCGATAGGACGGCAGTGGCATCGTCCACAACCGCCACCTGAGCTCCTCCCATCCCAGCGGAGCGAGCGCTTACATCTAAAGTCAAAAAAGGAAGAGCGGAGGATTTCCCTTCGCTCCATCCAGGAGAAACCCCATACCCCACTAAAAAAACACACCCAAGGATAACAGGTCGAAAGGGGAGGCCCCCTTTCATTTCGTTTTAATCCCGTCCCGGAGAGATCGATCGATTTTCGCCCCGATGTAATCCCCCCCCCGTCGTGCCCATTTTTCAAGGTTCTTTTTATCTTCGATTTTACCTTCCAAAACTTTGTATAGGATTTGCTGAACACTTGAGGCGATGCCCACATGGGGATCCCGAATAGACCCGTTCATGGGGACCACAAAGGAAAGATAGGGGATAGCCATCACATCTTTAAACCGTTTCACGGAAAGACCAAGGATTTCTTTCCGTGAAGAAGACACCTCCACTTTCAAATCCGTGATTTGAACCAAATGGCTTGCGGTGAGCCAATCGTCCTTGCACGTTAATGAGGTTTTCAAATCAACCCGACCATCCGTGACCCGGACATCCCCATTCCCTGTTAAAAACCGCGCCAAAGGATCGATGGGCCAATTTTTAAGGGAACATTCCCCGTTCAGGTTGACCCCTGGGCGCACCCGGTCCATCTCCAAACTTACCGAAACCGCACCAGGTAATTCGGATTCGTTTATCCCGTCCACCTTGAGTTGATAG contains:
- the cysT gene encoding sulfate ABC transporter permease subunit CysT, which gives rise to MIRANRKRRRSSPLPGLGLSLGYAVFYLGLLVLLPLSALLVNAGKMSGLEFIQIVTSPRALAAFRVTFGTAAAAAALNGVFGFLVAWALIRYRFPGRRIVDGLVDLPFALPTAVAGLTLTELYSPSGWLGAPLAFVGLPVAFTRLGIVIALVFIGLPFVVRTLQPVLEDLDRDMEEAAKTLGASPFQIFRRVILPPLVPPLLTGFALAFARGIGEYGSVVFIAGNMPLRTEIVPLLIMTKLEQYDVAGASALAVVMLGLSFALLLTINSFQAWTRRRQGAAT
- a CDS encoding sulfate ABC transporter substrate-binding protein: MRRILFGVSLLCGAFVPAVYSKDSTELLNVSYDATRTFFQDYGRLFQSHWKEKTGESVSVRQSHGGSAKQARSVIDGLEADVVTLALASDIDAIVTRSGKISSEWRGRFPNNSSPATSTVVFLVRAGNPKNIHGWEDLVRPGISVITPNPKTSGGARWNYLAAWGYALKRDQSPASAQAFVGKLYRNVPLLDSGARGSAMSFVRRGLGDVLIAWENEALFIQRDFGEKRFQLIRPSLSVQAEPCVAVVDHVVDQRGTRALATAYLEFLYSDVAQELAVQHFFRPSRPDIRSPLPPMELFTVKEIVGDWETAQRVHFSDGGLFDQIYDPR
- a CDS encoding porin; the protein is MKWNASVWGWGLLLVVTGTLCSAATEVENRLANLEARQKALEDKWADQPVVTAGAEGFSLKSPDGSIGIRFYGDIQLDGRFYVSDKAGSFTDTFLLRRLRPGFEMNGYGILKARFQPNFGGSSVSLDDGYFDFIVSPEATFRLGRYKPPVGLENLQASTRLTFVERGLPTNLVPGYDEGAQIHGVLSQGRVSYAVSVSNGAPDGAGVAADHADGKTVSARLFVEPLKGSSSLLRDLGLGVAETRGREKGTPLPAGFKTEGQNTFFSYTNAVAQGKHQRISPQMYWYGAGLGFLGEYVVSYQEVQHTSTQRITHLTNTAWQMALSYVLTGEQPTYKGVKPKTNFDPSRGTWGAVECSVRVSRFTADESAFEMNVADAATSAREARAWTGGVNWYPNSLLKTVINYTYTSFSGGAPNGRRVPENALFLRTQIAF
- the metW gene encoding methionine biosynthesis protein MetW is translated as MRPDHHAILQMVEPGAKVLDLGCEKGDLLALLEKERGVKAQGVELREDSIYECVEKGLTVLHGDIEGGLGQFPDGSFDYVILNHSMQETRNVEFVLKEALRVGRKAIVGFPNMCHWRARVDVFFRGRTPVSPALPYRWHNTPNIHFLSLYDFEEFCREKGLRVLQRYGVTRNGRARVWPNLFAESGVFKITAGDSFSL
- a CDS encoding homoserine O-acetyltransferase, translating into MTQAIPTPSALGVVETRTFTFDRMVLASGQELGPVTLAYQTYGRLNEKRENAILLLHALTGDAHVAGLEKGEPKPGWWDPLVGPGKAFDTDKYFIVCSNVIGGCRGSTGPGSLDPKNGKPYGLHFPVITIGDMVEAQRRLMDHLGIPAWLSVAGGSMGGMQALQWAASYPERVKSVIPVATTLKHSPQQIAFDEVGRQAIMADPDWMGGEYYGHGQPERGLAVARMIGHITYMSDQSMEEKFSRRLKAEGFKFTFDAEFEVEGYLRHRGAHFVRRFDANSYLYVTRAIDYFDLSGDKLFGSGGPIPRFLVISFKSDWLYPSYQSRDIVTALRSRQGDVTYVEINSTYGHDAFLVEYDEQARLIKPFLAKTFEFGSRG
- a CDS encoding O-acetylhomoserine aminocarboxypropyltransferase/cysteine synthase; protein product: MTQFDHQLKPETLALHGGQESDPTTGARAVPIYQTTSYQFKNTEHAANLFGLKEFGNIYTRLMNPTTDVLEKRIAALDGGVGALGVSSGQSAISLALLNIAQSGDEIVSADNLYGGTYNLFHYTFPKFGVTVKFAKSGDLDSIKKAITPKTKAIYAESIGNPKLDVADLAGISAIAHEAGIPFILDNTVSPYLLRPFDHGVDITVYSATKFIGGHGTSIGGLIVDSGKFDWTNGKFPLMADPDPSYHGINFVEALKPMGNIAYIIKARVTLLRDLGMALSPFNAFLLLQGFETLHLRMPRHAENALAVATFMKKHPKVNWVNYPGLADSPEQVRVKKYLPKGAGAILGFGIKGGLEAGRKFIDRLKLISHLANVGDAKTLAIHPATTTHSQLSAEEQKATGVTPDYVRLSVGLEHIDDILADIDQALKQA
- a CDS encoding PorV/PorQ family protein; this encodes MKGGLPFRPVILGCVFLVGYGVSPGWSEGKSSALPFLTLDVSARSAGMGGAQVAVVDDATAVLSNPAALRRLIRPTVSMFHSSYVGSSFFDFVGVGRRVGRTGAFGVGAQFLSQGRLERIDTEGNTTGNFSPNDAALSFGYAGEFGGTFLGVGGKYIRSSLSDTASTFAGDAGILSPPLMDQTVRLAAVVSNLGPEIKYKSKSESLPTQGRAGVRFEANAQWNFAADIVFPIAGDIYSALGGEYHVPLDGSLDVFLRGGYNTRAKGMDSLSGFSGGIGFGHALFDVDYALVTLGDLGLSHQFSLTFRFGPETKPPTPKKFPPGLPRNLNE